A single Bacillus sp. HMF5848 DNA region contains:
- a CDS encoding GNAT family N-acetyltransferase, with translation MYTKTEILNIAKQQLALDYNCQLADFEKEGNTITLNKLLEGRRITENDGCFLKIITIGSNAIMSANEKIIPWLETTIVNRNANWLFDYDNLRIIDNKLREFGHEIDRVPHFYLPNPVTCEVNPITTIKWFEKQEILQFRGDRRFQEAFVFDENAPDVLGVAAYDGDTIMGMAGASEDSKTLYQMGIDVLPEYRGKGIGANLVALLKQELLKRGKIVFYGTSLSHILSKNVAINAGFFPAWAELYSRKLNN, from the coding sequence ATGTACACGAAAACTGAAATACTTAACATCGCAAAGCAACAATTGGCACTTGATTATAATTGTCAGCTTGCAGACTTTGAAAAAGAAGGAAATACAATCACTCTAAATAAGCTACTAGAGGGTAGACGTATCACTGAAAATGATGGTTGCTTCTTAAAAATAATAACGATAGGTAGCAACGCCATAATGAGTGCTAATGAAAAAATAATCCCGTGGCTTGAAACAACGATTGTAAACCGAAATGCAAATTGGTTATTTGACTATGATAATCTCAGAATCATAGATAATAAATTAAGAGAATTTGGTCATGAAATAGATAGGGTGCCTCATTTTTATCTACCTAATCCTGTCACTTGTGAAGTAAATCCTATTACTACAATAAAATGGTTTGAGAAGCAAGAAATACTCCAATTCCGAGGTGATAGAAGGTTTCAGGAAGCTTTTGTGTTTGATGAGAATGCACCAGATGTGCTTGGCGTTGCAGCTTATGATGGTGACACTATAATGGGGATGGCAGGAGCTAGTGAAGACAGTAAAACCTTATATCAAATGGGTATTGACGTATTGCCCGAATATCGTGGGAAAGGTATTGGCGCGAATTTAGTTGCTTTATTAAAGCAGGAACTATTAAAACGCGGAAAAATTGTTTTTTATGGAACCTCACTATCGCACATACTTTCTAAAAATGTTGCTATAAATGCTGGTTTTTTTCCAGCATGGGCAGAATTGTATTCAAGAAAATTGAATAATTAA
- a CDS encoding GyrI-like domain-containing protein, which produces MEKKLDFKKEYKDLYMPKAKPMLIDVPAMNFIMVDGTGDPNNNPSFEEAVELLYGLSYSIKMSKTKGLQPPGYFEYVVPPLEGLWWVDEGVFSFEQRDNWKWTVMIRQPDFVTDSVFLQATKELHKKKPHVPVDRARFDSFTEGLCVQMMHKGPYATEPDTMKVMEAFMKQEGVKDKVGLGGMHHEIYLSDPRKSKPENNKTVLRHPVAITV; this is translated from the coding sequence ATGGAGAAGAAGCTTGATTTTAAAAAAGAGTACAAAGATCTGTACATGCCAAAAGCAAAACCGATGCTTATTGATGTGCCAGCAATGAATTTCATTATGGTTGACGGCACTGGTGACCCGAATAACAATCCATCGTTTGAAGAGGCAGTTGAGCTTTTATATGGTTTATCTTATTCTATCAAGATGAGTAAAACGAAAGGGCTTCAGCCCCCGGGATATTTTGAGTATGTTGTGCCACCGCTTGAAGGACTGTGGTGGGTTGATGAGGGGGTTTTTTCGTTTGAGCAAAGAGACAATTGGAAGTGGACAGTGATGATTCGTCAGCCTGATTTTGTGACAGACTCTGTTTTTTTACAAGCTACGAAAGAACTGCACAAGAAAAAGCCTCATGTTCCGGTTGATCGCGCCCGTTTTGATAGCTTCACAGAAGGCTTGTGCGTTCAGATGATGCATAAAGGACCATATGCAACAGAACCGGACACGATGAAGGTGATGGAGGCTTTTATGAAGCAGGAGGGTGTAAAGGATAAGGTAGGATTGGGAGGTATGCATCACGAAATCTATTTGTCTGATCCGCGAAAAAGCAAGCCTGAGAATAATAAAACTGTACTGCGGCATCCTGTAGCAATAACTGTATAA